The following are from one region of the Corynebacterium hindlerae genome:
- a CDS encoding acyl-CoA carboxylase subunit beta: MTIHEPSMQERLEKLEEARAKVALGGGEAKLEKQHERGKLTARERIELLIDDDTFRETGMFAKHRTTEFGMDKAEAPADGVVTGVGAVFGRPVHVASQDFTVMGGSAGETQSNKVAAMMEASATTGTPFIFINDSGGARVQEGIDSLSGYGKVFYQNVLLSGLVPQVSIIAGPCAGGAAYSPALTDFIIQTRKANMFITGPGVIKSVTGEVVTSEQLGGPDAHMSKAGNIHFIADDDEQAVLIAQKLLSFLPQNNTEEPPVVDPDYIVEPDESMRDIVPVEGKKGYDVREVITRIVDRGDFLESQAGFAQNIVVGFGRVVGRTVGIVANQPNVMSGVLDIDSSDKASSFIRFCNAFNIPLVTLVDVPGFMPGVAQEHGGIIRHGAKMLYAYSSATVPKITVVLRKSYGGAHLAMCSKDLGADRVFAWPTAEIAVMGADGAVNVVFRKEIENAEDPETKRAELVQLYKDTFSTPFMAASRGLVDDIIDPANTRSEIAMALEVLANKRVFRPAKKHGLGPA; the protein is encoded by the coding sequence ATGACTATTCACGAACCTTCTATGCAGGAACGCCTCGAGAAGCTCGAGGAAGCACGCGCCAAGGTTGCCCTCGGTGGTGGCGAGGCGAAGCTGGAGAAGCAGCACGAGCGCGGCAAGCTCACCGCCCGCGAACGCATCGAGCTGCTTATCGACGACGACACCTTCCGCGAAACCGGGATGTTTGCCAAGCACCGCACCACCGAGTTCGGTATGGACAAGGCTGAGGCCCCAGCCGACGGCGTCGTTACGGGCGTGGGTGCTGTCTTTGGTCGCCCCGTCCATGTCGCTTCGCAAGACTTCACTGTGATGGGTGGCTCTGCTGGCGAGACCCAGTCCAACAAGGTCGCCGCCATGATGGAAGCATCCGCGACCACCGGTACTCCGTTCATCTTCATCAACGACTCCGGTGGCGCCCGCGTCCAGGAGGGCATCGACTCGCTCTCCGGATACGGCAAGGTGTTCTACCAAAACGTGTTGCTTTCTGGCCTGGTGCCACAGGTGTCCATTATCGCAGGCCCGTGTGCTGGCGGTGCTGCCTACTCACCAGCGCTGACAGACTTCATCATCCAGACCCGCAAAGCCAACATGTTCATCACCGGCCCTGGCGTGATCAAGTCCGTGACCGGCGAAGTCGTGACCTCAGAACAGCTCGGTGGCCCGGACGCACACATGTCCAAGGCCGGCAACATCCACTTCATCGCGGATGACGACGAGCAGGCCGTTCTGATCGCGCAGAAGCTCCTGAGCTTCCTGCCACAGAACAACACCGAGGAACCACCAGTGGTGGACCCGGATTACATCGTGGAACCCGACGAGTCCATGCGTGACATCGTTCCCGTTGAGGGCAAGAAGGGCTACGACGTCCGCGAAGTGATCACCCGCATCGTAGACCGCGGCGACTTCCTTGAATCCCAGGCAGGCTTCGCACAGAACATCGTGGTCGGTTTCGGTCGCGTGGTGGGCCGTACCGTGGGTATCGTCGCGAACCAGCCGAACGTCATGTCCGGCGTGCTGGACATCGACTCCTCCGACAAGGCTTCGAGTTTCATCCGCTTCTGCAACGCCTTCAATATTCCGCTGGTCACCCTGGTGGACGTGCCGGGCTTCATGCCGGGCGTCGCTCAGGAGCACGGGGGTATCATCCGCCACGGTGCGAAGATGCTCTACGCCTACTCCTCGGCAACGGTGCCAAAGATCACCGTCGTGCTGCGTAAGTCGTACGGTGGCGCGCACCTGGCGATGTGCTCCAAGGATCTCGGGGCTGACCGGGTCTTTGCTTGGCCGACCGCCGAGATCGCCGTCATGGGTGCTGATGGTGCTGTGAACGTGGTGTTCCGCAAGGAGATCGAGAACGCCGAGGACCCAGAAACCAAGCGCGCTGAACTGGTCCAGCTGTACAAGGACACGTTCTCCACGCCGTTCATGGCCGCCTCGCGCGGGCTTGTCGACGACATCATCGACCCAGCCAACACCCGCTCCGAAATTGCCATGGCCCTGGAAGTCCTCGCTAACAAGCGTGTCTTCCGCCCAGCCAAGAAGCACGGCCTCGGCCCCGCCTAA
- a CDS encoding methylmalonyl-CoA carboxytransferase subunit 5S encodes MSPRKIGVTEVALRDAHQSLMATRMAMEDMVGICEEIDQAGFWSVECWGGATFDSCIRFLNEDPWERLRTFRKLMPNSRLQMLLRGQNLLGYRHYEDMVVDKFVEKSAENGMDVFRVFDALNDPRNLERAMNAVTRVGKHAQGTICYTVSPLHTVEGYIEQAGRLLDMGASSIALKDMAALLKPQPAYDIVKGIKETYGEDTQVNVHCHSTTGVTLVTLMKAIEAGADVVDTAISSMSLGPGHNPTEALVEMLEGTEYDTDLDMDKLIKIRDHFKAVRPKYKEFESKTLVDTNIFLSQIPGGMLSNMESQLRAQGAGDRIDEVMQEVPRVRKDAGYPPLVTPSSQIVGTQAVFNVLMGRYKVMTAEFADLMLGYYGECIGERDPELIKQAAEQTKKEPISVRPADLLEPEWDKLVGEAQALEGFDGTDEDVLTNALFPGVAPGFFKTRPDGPKNVGKTAEQLEKEKAQASGAANAIREPIQYKVTVGGRSQTVKVEPA; translated from the coding sequence ATGAGCCCACGAAAAATTGGTGTTACTGAGGTTGCCCTCCGCGATGCTCACCAAAGCCTCATGGCCACCCGCATGGCCATGGAAGACATGGTCGGAATCTGCGAAGAAATTGATCAAGCTGGTTTCTGGTCCGTCGAGTGCTGGGGCGGCGCGACCTTCGACTCCTGCATCCGCTTCCTGAACGAAGACCCCTGGGAGCGCCTGCGCACCTTCCGCAAACTGATGCCCAACTCCCGCCTGCAGATGCTGCTGCGTGGCCAGAACCTCCTCGGCTACCGCCACTACGAAGACATGGTGGTGGACAAATTCGTAGAGAAGTCCGCCGAAAACGGCATGGACGTGTTCCGCGTTTTCGACGCCCTCAATGACCCACGCAACCTGGAGCGAGCCATGAACGCGGTCACCCGCGTCGGCAAGCATGCACAGGGCACAATCTGCTACACCGTCTCCCCGCTGCACACGGTGGAAGGATACATTGAGCAGGCCGGTCGCCTCCTGGACATGGGCGCGTCCTCCATCGCGCTGAAGGATATGGCTGCGCTGCTCAAGCCGCAGCCTGCGTATGACATCGTCAAGGGCATCAAGGAAACCTACGGCGAAGATACCCAGGTGAACGTCCACTGCCACTCCACCACCGGCGTGACCCTGGTGACGCTGATGAAGGCCATCGAGGCCGGCGCTGACGTTGTCGACACCGCAATTTCCTCCATGTCCCTCGGCCCGGGACACAACCCCACCGAGGCCCTGGTGGAAATGCTTGAAGGCACCGAGTACGACACCGACCTGGACATGGACAAGCTGATCAAGATCCGCGATCACTTCAAGGCAGTTCGCCCGAAGTACAAGGAATTTGAATCCAAGACCCTGGTGGACACGAACATCTTCCTGTCCCAGATCCCAGGCGGCATGCTCTCGAATATGGAATCCCAGCTGCGCGCGCAGGGCGCTGGCGATCGTATCGATGAAGTGATGCAGGAAGTGCCACGCGTCCGTAAGGATGCCGGTTACCCGCCACTGGTGACCCCGTCCTCTCAGATCGTTGGTACCCAGGCGGTGTTCAACGTGCTGATGGGACGCTACAAGGTTATGACCGCGGAATTCGCGGACCTAATGCTCGGCTACTACGGCGAGTGCATCGGCGAGCGCGACCCAGAGCTGATCAAGCAGGCCGCCGAACAGACGAAGAAGGAGCCTATCTCCGTCCGCCCGGCCGATCTGCTGGAACCAGAGTGGGACAAGCTGGTTGGGGAAGCCCAGGCCCTGGAGGGCTTCGACGGCACCGACGAGGACGTTCTCACCAACGCACTGTTCCCAGGTGTGGCGCCGGGCTTTTTCAAGACCCGCCCAGACGGCCCGAAGAACGTGGGCAAGACCGCCGAGCAGCTTGAGAAGGAAAAGGCCCAAGCCTCCGGCGCAGCTAACGCTATCCGCGAGCCAATCCAGTACAAGGTCACCGTCGGTGGCCGCAGCCAGACCGTCAAGGTCGAGCCAGCCTAA
- a CDS encoding helix-turn-helix domain-containing protein, whose product MTPTELVRAAISAGCGTVADIARHSGLSRSTVELVMVYMGHTGELVRESLSSCPTSGCGSCSHNSGCSGSTGARGPVLLKLTRGG is encoded by the coding sequence ATGACCCCCACCGAACTGGTACGCGCCGCGATTAGCGCTGGCTGTGGCACCGTGGCTGACATCGCGCGCCACAGCGGACTATCTCGCAGCACGGTCGAGCTTGTCATGGTGTATATGGGACACACCGGCGAATTAGTGCGAGAAAGCCTAAGCTCTTGTCCCACCTCCGGCTGTGGTTCCTGTTCTCACAACTCAGGCTGTAGTGGTTCCACGGGTGCGCGGGGCCCGGTATTACTCAAGCTGACCCGCGGTGGTTAG
- the feoB gene encoding ferrous iron transport protein B, whose amino-acid sequence MSGKPANIPSCQAAASTVVAPKGSPIVALIGAPNSGKSTTFNTLTGAKVKTGNWPGTSVEVSRGVWKTQDGMALDVIDFPGTYSLDPLSPDEELTRDMLIERAEDERPDLAVVVVDATAPARGLNLAFQLAEHPYRIVLAVTKMDLAQAQGISVDVQRLAEVTGIPAVVVNGRKFEGLADLEQVVLAQLGRPKVQVRVGDGVEKRFADLDDAVKAAVVEGEERETWTQRIDRVVLRPFLGPLIFLGVMWLVFKITITVAAPLQDGLESLINGWFGGVVSDGLAAAGWDHPLVTGLLVDGLIGSVGMVLTFAPLLALMFLCLAVLEDSGYMARAAVVTDRVMQSIGLPGKAFIPIVVGFGCNVPVISATRVLGSPRHRILTSLLIPFTSCSARLIVFLMLATIFFPDHAGSAVFAMYVLSIVLIVVTGLLLRSTLWRAMPSEALVIDLPTYQLPTARMAGSVTWQRLRGFLETAGGIIVTTVVVVWLLMAIPVRGDHDITDVPPQDSAFGVVSETISPVFQPAGFGSWSLTGPLITGFVAKEAVISTWAHVYAVEDVTDAAPEEQAESALSKNIRQDFEDTSGGHALAAVWAFIIFMLSYTPCAATIAAQRREIGAKWTLFGFAVQFAGSWILAVVAFQILKVFL is encoded by the coding sequence GTGAGCGGCAAGCCTGCCAACATTCCTAGCTGCCAGGCTGCAGCATCCACCGTGGTAGCCCCGAAGGGGTCGCCAATCGTGGCGCTCATTGGCGCGCCTAACTCAGGAAAGTCCACCACCTTTAACACGCTCACCGGTGCGAAAGTAAAGACCGGCAACTGGCCGGGGACCTCCGTTGAGGTGAGCCGAGGTGTGTGGAAAACCCAGGATGGCATGGCGTTGGATGTCATCGACTTCCCCGGAACCTATTCCTTGGACCCGCTCAGCCCAGATGAAGAGCTCACCCGGGACATGCTCATCGAGCGTGCCGAGGACGAACGCCCCGACCTGGCGGTAGTTGTGGTTGACGCTACGGCTCCCGCACGCGGACTCAATCTCGCTTTTCAGCTTGCCGAGCACCCCTATCGCATTGTCCTCGCTGTGACCAAGATGGATCTGGCCCAAGCGCAGGGCATCTCCGTCGACGTCCAGCGCCTCGCTGAGGTCACTGGTATTCCAGCCGTGGTAGTGAACGGTCGAAAGTTTGAGGGGCTGGCAGACCTGGAGCAGGTTGTGCTCGCGCAACTAGGCCGCCCGAAGGTGCAGGTGCGCGTGGGGGATGGCGTCGAGAAGCGCTTTGCTGACCTTGACGATGCCGTTAAGGCAGCCGTCGTGGAGGGCGAAGAGCGGGAAACCTGGACGCAGCGCATTGACCGCGTTGTGCTCCGCCCCTTCCTCGGTCCCCTGATCTTCCTCGGCGTGATGTGGCTGGTTTTCAAGATCACCATCACTGTGGCTGCGCCGCTGCAAGACGGTCTGGAATCGCTGATCAACGGCTGGTTCGGCGGGGTAGTCTCCGACGGACTCGCCGCGGCAGGGTGGGATCACCCGTTGGTGACCGGCCTGCTTGTCGACGGCCTCATTGGTAGCGTCGGCATGGTACTAACGTTTGCGCCGCTGCTTGCGCTCATGTTCCTTTGCCTGGCGGTCCTGGAAGATTCCGGTTACATGGCCCGCGCGGCCGTGGTGACAGACCGGGTGATGCAGTCTATTGGCCTGCCTGGCAAAGCATTTATTCCGATCGTGGTCGGCTTTGGCTGCAACGTGCCCGTGATCTCCGCAACTCGCGTGCTGGGTAGCCCCCGCCACCGCATCCTCACGTCGTTGCTCATTCCGTTCACCTCATGCTCGGCGCGGTTGATCGTGTTCCTCATGCTGGCGACGATCTTCTTCCCAGACCATGCCGGTAGCGCAGTGTTTGCGATGTACGTGCTATCGATCGTGTTGATCGTGGTGACGGGCCTGCTGCTGCGCTCGACATTGTGGCGCGCTATGCCCAGCGAGGCCTTGGTCATTGATCTGCCAACCTATCAGTTACCGACAGCCCGCATGGCGGGCTCCGTCACCTGGCAGCGACTGCGTGGCTTCCTGGAAACCGCTGGTGGCATCATCGTCACGACCGTTGTGGTGGTGTGGCTGCTCATGGCTATCCCGGTTCGCGGTGATCATGATATTACCGATGTACCACCGCAGGATTCCGCCTTTGGTGTTGTCTCCGAAACAATCTCTCCGGTGTTCCAACCAGCTGGTTTCGGTTCGTGGAGCCTGACCGGGCCTCTCATCACCGGATTTGTGGCTAAGGAAGCGGTTATTTCGACCTGGGCACATGTCTACGCCGTGGAGGATGTCACCGACGCAGCGCCCGAAGAACAAGCAGAATCTGCTCTGTCCAAGAACATTCGCCAAGATTTTGAGGACACTTCTGGCGGTCACGCGTTGGCGGCGGTGTGGGCCTTCATAATCTTCATGCTCTCCTACACCCCGTGCGCGGCGACTATTGCGGCGCAACGCCGGGAAATTGGGGCCAAGTGGACCCTCTTCGGCTTCGCCGTGCAATTCGCCGGTTCGTGGATCCTCGCGGTCGTGGCATTCCAGATCCTCAAGGTGTTCCTATGA
- a CDS encoding FeoA family protein: protein MFKLKSRVQCERKDCISADQAPVGCCASLPECCLERAIERDPALAMRLEELGIRPGMSVKLGQKVAGGGRIVTVGTARYAIDRVTLRHLDVTL from the coding sequence ATGTTCAAGCTCAAGAGCAGAGTGCAGTGCGAACGTAAAGACTGCATCTCTGCGGACCAAGCACCAGTCGGCTGCTGCGCTAGCCTCCCAGAGTGCTGCCTTGAACGAGCGATCGAGCGTGATCCGGCGCTGGCGATGCGACTCGAAGAACTCGGAATCCGTCCTGGCATGAGCGTTAAGCTTGGCCAAAAAGTTGCTGGTGGCGGACGCATCGTTACCGTTGGAACAGCGCGATACGCCATCGATCGCGTCACCCTCCGTCACCTCGACGTCACGCTGTGA
- a CDS encoding AraC-like ligand-binding domain-containing protein, translated as MTPPMSEEFTLAQWRSAVTSHFGKMDIRSAPGGAFSARMSAATLGEIALFDMITSPHTVRRTSESIGMDREPFCKLSLQLEGSSAMTQDGRTCVLHPGDLALYVTQRPYELVYEQPQHTLVVYFPQRYLNFTPNQIEALTASPISRCSGLGRVAIPMFEQLATNIDVLDGEHAEALVRSALNMLISVFSSEYAAELESGTANLLFRQATAFIEQNLHDADLSPGMIAAALFVSVRHLHAQFATQGVTVAAYIRGRRLERVKNDLADPAHATESIHHISSQYGFHEPSHFSRVFKAEFGEAPRVFRARMLG; from the coding sequence ATGACACCACCAATGTCGGAAGAATTTACCCTCGCCCAGTGGCGCAGTGCGGTGACCTCGCACTTTGGAAAGATGGATATCAGGAGCGCCCCTGGCGGAGCGTTCTCGGCGCGCATGTCGGCGGCAACCTTAGGGGAGATTGCCCTCTTTGACATGATCACGTCGCCCCATACTGTTCGCAGGACAAGCGAATCCATCGGTATGGACCGTGAGCCGTTCTGTAAGCTCAGCTTGCAACTTGAAGGCTCCTCTGCGATGACGCAGGACGGGCGAACCTGCGTCCTGCATCCGGGGGACCTGGCTCTGTACGTTACCCAGCGGCCTTATGAGTTGGTGTACGAGCAACCCCAGCACACGCTGGTGGTGTATTTTCCGCAGCGCTATTTGAATTTCACGCCCAACCAGATTGAAGCACTCACCGCCTCTCCTATTTCTCGCTGCTCGGGACTGGGGAGGGTGGCCATCCCGATGTTCGAGCAGCTAGCCACCAATATTGATGTGCTCGACGGGGAACATGCTGAAGCTTTAGTGCGGTCGGCGTTGAACATGTTGATCTCCGTGTTTTCTTCGGAATATGCTGCTGAGCTGGAATCTGGAACTGCCAATCTCCTCTTTAGGCAAGCGACAGCTTTTATTGAGCAGAATCTCCATGATGCAGACCTTTCGCCGGGCATGATTGCAGCTGCGCTGTTCGTGAGCGTGCGACACCTGCATGCGCAGTTTGCTACTCAAGGGGTCACGGTCGCGGCATATATTCGGGGCCGGCGGCTGGAGCGGGTGAAAAATGACCTCGCTGACCCTGCCCACGCGACAGAATCGATTCATCACATTAGTAGTCAGTATGGCTTTCATGAGCCCTCGCACTTTTCTCGAGTGTTCAAGGCTGAATTTGGGGAAGCACCCCGAGTGTTCCGGGCCCGGATGTTGGGATAG